One window from the genome of Pseudomonadota bacterium encodes:
- a CDS encoding ATP-binding cassette domain-containing protein, with protein sequence MRETVIEVNGLCHAFGRGALSKQILFDVSLQVNAGEIVLLTGPSGSGKTTLLTLLGGLRSAQEGSLRIFGQEMRHANESAMLAVRRYIGYIFQAHNLLGFLTARQNVRMSLELHPEIRDADRRAADMLTQVGLGDHIDRYPEVLSGGQKQRVAIARALVAHPRIILADEPTAALDGKTGREIVTIMQRLAREQGCSVLMVTHDNRVLDIADRVLTMEDGRLQDGVHSV encoded by the coding sequence ATGCGCGAGACCGTCATCGAGGTGAACGGCCTGTGTCACGCGTTCGGACGTGGCGCGCTCAGCAAGCAGATTTTATTCGACGTCTCGCTTCAGGTGAATGCGGGAGAGATCGTGCTGCTCACCGGACCCAGCGGATCGGGCAAGACCACGCTTCTGACCTTGCTGGGCGGGCTGCGTTCGGCGCAGGAGGGGAGCCTGCGCATCTTCGGTCAGGAGATGCGGCACGCCAATGAGTCGGCCATGCTCGCCGTGCGGCGCTACATCGGCTATATCTTCCAGGCCCACAACCTGCTCGGATTTCTCACGGCGCGCCAGAACGTGCGCATGAGCCTCGAGCTCCACCCCGAGATCCGTGATGCCGATCGACGCGCCGCCGACATGCTCACGCAGGTCGGCCTGGGCGACCACATCGATCGGTATCCTGAGGTTCTCTCCGGCGGCCAGAAGCAGCGTGTGGCCATCGCCCGCGCCTTGGTGGCGCACCCCCGCATCATCCTCGCGGATGAGCCGACGGCGGCCCTCGACGGCAAGACGGGGCGAGAGATCGTCACGATCATGCAGCGCCTGGCGCGTGAGCAGGGGTGCAGCGTTCTCATGGTCACCCACGACAATCGCGTGCTCGACATCGCAGACCGCGTGCTCACCATGGAAGACGGGCGCTTGCAGGACGGCGTTCACTCGGTATAA